In Eschrichtius robustus isolate mEscRob2 chromosome 11, mEscRob2.pri, whole genome shotgun sequence, the following proteins share a genomic window:
- the TLCD5 gene encoding TLC domain-containing protein 5 isoform X3, with the protein MLAHHTLSILGIIMALVLGESGTEVNAVLFGSEITNPLLQMRWFLRETGHYHSFTGDVVDFLFAALFTGVRIGVGAHLLFCEMVSPKPKWFVKVGGVAMYAVSWCFMFSIWRFAWRKSSKKYHTWRSRRSEERQLKHNGHLKTH; encoded by the coding sequence ATGCTGGCTCACCACACACTGAGTATCTTGGGCATCATCATGGCCCTGGTGCTTGGAGAGTCAGGCACAGAGGTCAATGCAGTCCTCTTTGGAAGCGAGATTACCAATCCCTTGCTACAGATGCGCTGGTTTCTTCGTGAAACAGGCCATTACCATAGTTTCACTGGAGATGTGGTGGATTTCCTCTTTGCAGCTCTGTTCACTGGAGTGAGGATTGGTGTAGGAGCTCacctcctcttctgtgaaatggtcTCACCCAAGCCCAAGTGGTTTGTGAAGGTCGGGGGAGTTGCGATGTATGCTGTGTCTTGGTGTTTCATGTTTAGCATCTGGCGTTTTGCATGGAGGAAAAGCAGCAAGAAGTACCACACCTGGAGAAGCAGGCGGAGTGAGGAGCGGCAGCTAAAACACAATGGACATCTCAAGACGCACTAG
- the TLCD5 gene encoding TLC domain-containing protein 5 isoform X2: MALALCLQALCSLGGWLSLYISFCRLNNHRSYEWSCRLVTFTHGVLSIGLSAYIGFIDGPWPFTHPGSPNTPLQVHVLCLTLGYFIFDLGWCIYFQSEGALMLAHHTLSILGIIMALVLGESGTEVNAVLFGSEITNPLLQMRWFLRETGHYHSFTGDVVDFLFAALFTGVRIGVGAHLLFCEMVSPKPKWFVKVGGVAMYAVSWCFMFSIWRFAWRKSSKKYHTWRSRRSEERQLKHNGHLKTH; the protein is encoded by the exons ATGGCCTTAGCTCTGTGTCTGCAGGCGCTGTGCAGCCTGGGGGGCTGGCTCTCGCTCTACATTTCTTTCTGTCGCCTGAATAATCACCGAAGCTATGAGTGGAGCTGCCGGCTGGTTACGTTCACCCACGGAGTCCTCTCGATAGGTCTCTCAGCTTATATTGGCTTCATTGATGGCCCTTGGCCTTTTACCCACCCAG GCTCACCCAATACACCTCTCCAAGTGCACGTTCTGTGTCTCACCTTGGGCTACTTCATCTTCGACTTGGGCTGGTGCATCTACTTCCAGTCTGAGGGGGCCCTGATGCTGGCTCACCACACACTGAGTATCTTGGGCATCATCATGGCCCTGGTGCTTGGAGAGTCAGGCACAGAGGTCAATGCAGTCCTCTTTGGAAGCGAGATTACCAATCCCTTGCTACAGATGCGCTGGTTTCTTCGTGAAACAGGCCATTACCATAGTTTCACTGGAGATGTGGTGGATTTCCTCTTTGCAGCTCTGTTCACTGGAGTGAGGATTGGTGTAGGAGCTCacctcctcttctgtgaaatggtcTCACCCAAGCCCAAGTGGTTTGTGAAGGTCGGGGGAGTTGCGATGTATGCTGTGTCTTGGTGTTTCATGTTTAGCATCTGGCGTTTTGCATGGAGGAAAAGCAGCAAGAAGTACCACACCTGGAGAAGCAGGCGGAGTGAGGAGCGGCAGCTAAAACACAATGGACATCTCAAGACGCACTAG
- the TLCD5 gene encoding TLC domain-containing protein 5 isoform X1 translates to MTQCCFLRVHPLFFWFWSFHRRMALALCLQALCSLGGWLSLYISFCRLNNHRSYEWSCRLVTFTHGVLSIGLSAYIGFIDGPWPFTHPGSPNTPLQVHVLCLTLGYFIFDLGWCIYFQSEGALMLAHHTLSILGIIMALVLGESGTEVNAVLFGSEITNPLLQMRWFLRETGHYHSFTGDVVDFLFAALFTGVRIGVGAHLLFCEMVSPKPKWFVKVGGVAMYAVSWCFMFSIWRFAWRKSSKKYHTWRSRRSEERQLKHNGHLKTH, encoded by the exons ATGACCCAATGCTGTTTTCTTAGGGtgcatcctttgtttttctggttttggtcttTTCATCGTAGGATGGCCTTAGCTCTGTGTCTGCAGGCGCTGTGCAGCCTGGGGGGCTGGCTCTCGCTCTACATTTCTTTCTGTCGCCTGAATAATCACCGAAGCTATGAGTGGAGCTGCCGGCTGGTTACGTTCACCCACGGAGTCCTCTCGATAGGTCTCTCAGCTTATATTGGCTTCATTGATGGCCCTTGGCCTTTTACCCACCCAG GCTCACCCAATACACCTCTCCAAGTGCACGTTCTGTGTCTCACCTTGGGCTACTTCATCTTCGACTTGGGCTGGTGCATCTACTTCCAGTCTGAGGGGGCCCTGATGCTGGCTCACCACACACTGAGTATCTTGGGCATCATCATGGCCCTGGTGCTTGGAGAGTCAGGCACAGAGGTCAATGCAGTCCTCTTTGGAAGCGAGATTACCAATCCCTTGCTACAGATGCGCTGGTTTCTTCGTGAAACAGGCCATTACCATAGTTTCACTGGAGATGTGGTGGATTTCCTCTTTGCAGCTCTGTTCACTGGAGTGAGGATTGGTGTAGGAGCTCacctcctcttctgtgaaatggtcTCACCCAAGCCCAAGTGGTTTGTGAAGGTCGGGGGAGTTGCGATGTATGCTGTGTCTTGGTGTTTCATGTTTAGCATCTGGCGTTTTGCATGGAGGAAAAGCAGCAAGAAGTACCACACCTGGAGAAGCAGGCGGAGTGAGGAGCGGCAGCTAAAACACAATGGACATCTCAAGACGCACTAG